One Brevinematia bacterium DNA window includes the following coding sequences:
- a CDS encoding TatD family hydrolase — MFIDSHFHLSMIEKDFDKQKEVVVDSIEKGLSGGVNIYTSPKAFLENVEIARYLLEKGIKIACGWYPEYSPTEEMVEELENIIKENDIFAVGEIGLEYYRMHRPKKEQIELFDLQMELAKRYGKPVIIHSREAYSDTLEVLKNYPSVRGVMHCFSGTPEIAKKFLDINYYISFAGNLTFKNALDLHESIKYVPLDRILFETDAPFLAPVPFRGQKNYPFMVRYIYEFASNLLGIPLEELSHRVLQNWNEFIAG, encoded by the coding sequence ATGTTCATAGACTCGCATTTTCACCTTAGCATGATAGAGAAAGATTTTGACAAACAGAAAGAGGTGGTGGTTGATTCCATAGAAAAAGGACTTTCCGGTGGAGTTAACATCTATACTTCTCCTAAAGCTTTCCTAGAAAATGTAGAGATTGCTCGGTATCTGCTTGAGAAGGGTATAAAGATAGCTTGTGGTTGGTATCCGGAATATTCTCCAACAGAAGAAATGGTAGAAGAGTTGGAGAACATAATAAAGGAGAATGATATATTTGCAGTAGGAGAGATAGGTTTAGAATATTACAGAATGCATAGACCTAAGAAAGAGCAGATTGAGCTTTTTGATCTTCAGATGGAGTTAGCTAAAAGGTATGGTAAGCCTGTGATAATCCACTCTAGAGAGGCGTACAGTGACACTCTGGAGGTATTGAAAAATTATCCATCGGTGAGAGGTGTGATGCATTGCTTTTCGGGAACACCTGAAATAGCAAAGAAGTTTTTAGACATCAACTATTACATATCATTTGCTGGAAATCTGACTTTTAAAAATGCATTAGATCTACACGAGTCAATAAAGTATGTTCCTCTTGATCGCATACTTTTTGAGACAGATGCTCCTTTTCTAGCTCCAGTTCCGTTCAGAGGTCAGAAAAACTATCCGTTTATGGTTAGGTATATTTATGAGTTTGCATCAAATTTGCTGGGTATACCCCTAGAAGAGTTATCCCATAGGGTTCTCCAAAACTGGAACGAGTTTATTGCTGGTTAA
- a CDS encoding DUF2225 domain-containing protein, with translation MPDITFFSKETIECPICEYKFRREELMTGSGRLNAGRLTEELRRLYIPTQKWGKVNPLLYPITVCPNCLYATFKEDFRNKYLTPDELTKLESYRKIRGEYAIAIVRNVDFEKPRDLKHGILSYILAISSYSFLSKKLAPSFKKALASLRTAWLLGDLFEEEKKHEYARLQLLFYKKALEFYSAFIEKQAKGDETIDGVKFFGPDTDKDFGFDGVFYIYAVLRYKLLFLEEEITKKLEIISESKRYIAKFVGIGKKSVNKPADVLELGRELYERMSKDEEELKKQLETLNQQ, from the coding sequence ATGCCAGATATAACCTTTTTCTCTAAAGAAACTATAGAATGTCCTATTTGCGAATACAAATTTAGAAGAGAGGAACTGATGACAGGTAGTGGAAGACTGAACGCTGGTAGACTTACTGAAGAGCTTAGGAGGCTATACATTCCTACCCAGAAATGGGGAAAGGTTAATCCACTTTTATATCCGATAACTGTATGTCCAAACTGTTTGTATGCTACATTTAAGGAAGACTTCAGAAACAAGTATTTAACTCCTGATGAGTTGACAAAGCTAGAAAGCTATAGGAAAATTAGAGGGGAATATGCTATAGCCATTGTTAGAAATGTTGACTTTGAGAAACCTAGGGATCTCAAGCATGGTATTCTAAGCTACATCTTAGCTATAAGTTCTTACTCATTTCTTTCAAAGAAACTTGCCCCATCGTTTAAAAAAGCTTTAGCTTCACTCAGAACTGCATGGCTACTTGGTGACCTATTTGAAGAAGAGAAAAAGCACGAATATGCTAGACTTCAGCTTTTGTTTTATAAAAAAGCTCTTGAGTTTTACTCCGCATTCATAGAGAAACAAGCAAAGGGAGATGAAACCATTGATGGGGTGAAGTTTTTCGGTCCTGATACTGATAAAGATTTCGGATTTGATGGGGTGTTCTACATATATGCTGTGCTTAGGTATAAATTACTCTTTCTAGAAGAGGAAATAACTAAAAAACTTGAGATAATTTCCGAAAGCAAAAGATACATTGCTAAATTTGTGGGAATAGGCAAGAAGAGTGTAAATAAACCAGCAGATGTTCTTGAACTTGGCAGAGAGCTGTATGAGAGAATGTCCAAAGACGAAGAAGAGCTGAAAAAACAATTGGAAACACTTAACCAGCAATAA
- a CDS encoding BatA domain-containing protein, whose product MIEFLNPFLWGLVLSLIPILIYLFKFITRKTYLLPTLKLIEESKKARGISINLELLSVVLRALMIALIVLIFSQPLLSDKKKGEILVILDTTYSAKANFNKYIKYLKEYITSISENTYIRVIDLSGNEIVGIRKEVEEKIRFYVPRVSKLEDRVIKRIQDYSKKADVIILTDGQKSFLDALEKVGVKGKVITFPFALPYGSVKFHIWKKFGSAIEFKYEINTEEECFAEILLEFNKNSKVLLSSKVNGRKVGEMKVNAVGEGMGFIKSILSNSKGTNEFVEPVYFFDDNVEVIPSEEIGNINSALKSLGIKTSRNSRYKIVIGKTVNSDTLRDSIIIPYDDKSRVIVRGESIFTYGDNNGSYEVKEHNFSTISIIPFTNFRIPAEIEVYGVNGNPIAIFDRSRNNIILLGKLNYSDIELPWFIKETLELLLVDSKVEFVYPYDVDSANVSEGDGKLKILLTPNEEVSEVIKSNSKDEDKVLKKENWITLLLFCIFAIILLTERIISAS is encoded by the coding sequence ATGATTGAGTTTTTAAATCCTTTCCTCTGGGGACTGGTATTATCTCTTATACCTATACTTATCTACCTATTCAAGTTCATTACAAGAAAAACCTATCTTCTGCCAACTCTAAAGCTGATTGAAGAGAGCAAGAAAGCAAGGGGAATTAGTATAAACCTTGAGCTCCTTAGTGTTGTACTTAGAGCCCTAATGATTGCTCTAATAGTCCTTATCTTCTCACAACCTCTCCTCTCGGATAAGAAGAAAGGTGAAATCTTAGTAATTCTGGACACTACTTATAGTGCAAAAGCAAACTTCAACAAGTATATCAAGTACTTGAAGGAGTATATCACTTCTATTTCAGAGAACACATACATTAGAGTAATTGATCTCTCTGGGAATGAGATAGTAGGCATAAGAAAGGAGGTTGAAGAAAAGATCAGATTCTACGTTCCTAGGGTTAGCAAACTTGAAGATAGAGTGATAAAAAGAATCCAGGATTATAGCAAAAAGGCGGATGTTATTATTCTCACCGATGGGCAGAAAAGTTTTCTTGACGCCTTAGAAAAGGTTGGAGTTAAAGGGAAAGTTATAACTTTTCCTTTCGCACTGCCTTACGGCAGTGTTAAATTCCATATCTGGAAGAAGTTTGGTAGTGCAATTGAGTTTAAATACGAGATCAATACCGAAGAAGAATGCTTTGCTGAAATACTTCTTGAGTTTAACAAAAACTCAAAAGTTCTACTCTCTTCAAAAGTTAATGGTAGAAAAGTAGGAGAGATGAAAGTAAATGCAGTTGGGGAAGGAATGGGGTTTATAAAGAGTATTCTCTCAAATAGCAAAGGAACCAACGAATTCGTTGAACCTGTGTATTTCTTTGACGATAATGTAGAAGTGATTCCAAGTGAAGAAATCGGAAATATAAATTCTGCTCTAAAAAGCCTAGGAATCAAGACTTCTAGGAACTCTAGATACAAAATTGTCATTGGTAAGACAGTAAACTCCGATACCTTAAGAGATTCAATAATAATTCCTTACGACGACAAGAGCAGAGTAATTGTGAGAGGGGAAAGCATATTCACATATGGAGATAACAATGGTAGCTATGAGGTGAAAGAGCATAACTTCTCCACGATCTCTATAATTCCATTTACAAACTTCCGTATACCCGCAGAAATTGAAGTATACGGAGTCAATGGCAACCCCATAGCAATATTTGATAGAAGTAGGAATAACATTATCCTTCTTGGCAAACTTAACTACAGTGATATTGAATTACCCTGGTTCATAAAAGAAACCCTTGAACTATTGTTAGTTGACAGCAAAGTTGAGTTCGTATATCCTTACGATGTTGATTCTGCTAATGTTTCAGAAGGTGATGGAAAACTCAAAATCCTTTTAACACCCAATGAAGAGGTTTCAGAAGTGATTAAAAGTAATAGTAAAGATGAAGATAAAGTTCTAAAAAAAGAAAACTGGATCACATTGCTACTATTTTGTATTTTTGCAATCATCCTGCTAACCGAGAGAATAATATCAGCCTCGTAA
- a CDS encoding FlgD immunoglobulin-like domain containing protein: MKRFFVLASILVVLAVQSSGIDMTNKNLIIDFSPPTTNLIYDRVNAIITSPPNQCLLLSSTYSSFKVTNIRIDKKKNEFFHNLFINVDLKPSTTVECYIMDGKSRANLKRLYLNSSQKSYFFDLYKALPKNTEEIYFIFQSYSSYTDAGKINLIVLTKETFYDTVIGENEVKVYPNPVFTSSGTEPKIVVNLSSDCYLTLIIFDSAGNIVRTLVKESFYEKGIQSFTWDLKDEKGKDISSGKYIIFSKIGESTYTTSLLVIR; the protein is encoded by the coding sequence ATGAAACGCTTTTTTGTACTAGCATCAATATTGGTGGTGTTAGCGGTACAAAGTTCTGGAATTGATATGACAAATAAAAACCTGATTATTGACTTCTCTCCACCTACTACTAACTTGATCTATGACCGGGTGAATGCAATAATTACTTCTCCTCCAAACCAATGCTTACTCCTTAGTAGTACCTATTCTTCTTTCAAGGTAACAAATATTAGGATAGATAAGAAGAAAAACGAATTCTTTCACAACCTTTTTATAAATGTTGACCTTAAGCCATCAACAACAGTGGAGTGCTACATAATGGATGGTAAGAGTAGAGCAAACCTTAAAAGGCTTTACCTAAATTCTTCTCAGAAAAGCTACTTCTTTGATCTCTACAAAGCTCTACCTAAGAACACCGAGGAAATATACTTCATCTTTCAGTCATACTCTTCATACACTGATGCCGGAAAGATAAATCTCATCGTTTTGACTAAAGAGACATTTTACGACACTGTAATTGGCGAAAATGAAGTCAAAGTATACCCAAACCCCGTTTTCACTAGCTCCGGAACAGAACCTAAGATTGTAGTTAATCTTTCTAGCGATTGTTACTTGACTTTGATAATATTTGATAGTGCTGGAAACATAGTTAGAACCTTGGTTAAGGAGAGCTTTTATGAGAAAGGCATACAGAGTTTCACTTGGGACTTGAAAGACGAGAAAGGAAAAGATATCTCTTCCGGGAAGTATATAATCTTCTCAAAAATTGGCGAATCAACTTACACTACATCTCTACTAGTCATAAGATAG
- the aroB gene encoding 3-dehydroquinate synthase — MIKLTVEIPRETLFSYPIYIGRETLKFLVEEINKLSPSQIVIITDTTVSSLHLPKVEYQLSILNLPTLKIVVPSGEKSKSRKMKERIENQMLKSKVDRKAVILAFGGGVIGDLAGFVSATYHRGINFIQLPTTLLAMVDSSIGGKVGIDTPYGKNTIGAFHQPRAVVSELMFLDTLPEEHFKNGLAEILKHSIIKDEEFYKFLLENSEGVKNKDAEILSKVIEWSCRIKKEIVESDEREEGLRKILNFGHTIGHAIELLSNFRILHGLAVSVGMILEAFISLKIGILPKEEYEKIVSLISKFELPISLREIGLKGTQKVFERMIEFMKGDKKSVYREIKMSLPKKIGKMTDSFVVTVEPSVIMKSLKEINAL, encoded by the coding sequence ATGATAAAATTGACAGTTGAGATACCCAGAGAAACTCTTTTCTCCTATCCTATATACATCGGCAGAGAGACCCTAAAGTTTCTGGTAGAAGAGATAAACAAATTATCTCCCTCTCAGATTGTTATTATCACAGATACAACAGTCTCATCACTACACTTACCGAAGGTTGAATACCAACTGAGTATTCTCAACTTACCTACTCTCAAAATAGTTGTTCCCTCTGGTGAGAAAAGCAAGAGTAGAAAGATGAAAGAGCGGATTGAAAACCAGATGCTCAAGTCTAAAGTTGACAGGAAGGCAGTTATTTTAGCATTTGGAGGAGGAGTAATAGGAGATCTGGCAGGTTTCGTTTCAGCAACTTACCATAGAGGAATCAACTTCATTCAGTTACCTACTACCCTTCTAGCAATGGTTGATAGCTCAATAGGCGGTAAAGTAGGTATAGATACCCCCTATGGCAAAAATACAATAGGTGCATTCCACCAACCTAGAGCAGTCGTATCGGAATTAATGTTCTTGGACACTCTACCAGAAGAACACTTCAAAAACGGACTAGCCGAAATTTTGAAACACTCAATAATAAAAGATGAAGAGTTTTACAAATTCTTGCTTGAAAACTCCGAAGGTGTGAAAAATAAAGATGCAGAAATTCTATCCAAAGTGATAGAATGGAGTTGTAGAATAAAAAAAGAAATCGTTGAGAGTGATGAAAGAGAAGAAGGACTCAGGAAAATTCTAAATTTCGGCCATACTATAGGACACGCTATTGAGCTTCTTTCAAACTTCAGAATCCTACATGGGCTTGCAGTAAGCGTAGGAATGATCTTAGAAGCATTCATTTCACTGAAAATTGGAATCCTTCCGAAAGAAGAATATGAAAAAATAGTTAGTCTAATATCCAAATTTGAACTACCCATCAGTCTAAGAGAAATTGGATTAAAAGGAACACAGAAGGTGTTTGAAAGGATGATAGAATTTATGAAAGGAGACAAAAAGTCCGTCTATAGGGAAATAAAGATGTCCTTACCAAAAAAAATCGGTAAAATGACTGACTCTTTTGTTGTTACAGTAGAACCGAGTGTGATCATGAAATCGCTTAAGGAAATCAATGCCCTTTGA
- the ilvN gene encoding acetolactate synthase small subunit, producing the protein MERTIIVLVENSVGVLAKVSGLFSARGFNIKSLSVGETEDPEVSVMTIVVDEDEKTAEQVRKQLAKLVETIKVKDITESQRVERELALLRVSIPKERRGEIIEIVDVFKAKVVDVSHSSLVIEITGASEKVEGFIELMKPYGIIEMARTGKVALERGLYLEKKEKK; encoded by the coding sequence ATGGAAAGAACAATTATAGTTTTGGTTGAGAACAGTGTTGGTGTTCTAGCTAAAGTCTCTGGACTATTCAGTGCTAGAGGTTTCAATATAAAAAGCTTATCTGTTGGTGAAACTGAGGACCCAGAAGTCTCAGTTATGACAATAGTAGTTGACGAAGATGAAAAAACCGCGGAACAGGTGAGGAAACAATTAGCAAAACTAGTTGAGACAATAAAAGTCAAGGATATAACGGAATCCCAAAGAGTAGAAAGAGAACTTGCCTTACTCAGAGTATCAATACCAAAAGAGAGAAGAGGTGAGATAATTGAAATTGTTGATGTCTTTAAAGCGAAAGTTGTTGATGTGTCTCATTCTTCCTTAGTTATTGAGATAACGGGAGCTAGTGAAAAAGTTGAAGGATTCATAGAACTTATGAAGCCCTATGGAATAATAGAAATGGCTAGGACTGGTAAAGTTGCACTTGAAAGAGGTTTATACCTAGAGAAGAAAGAAAAGAAATAG
- the rgy gene encoding reverse gyrase: MQVHSIYKRGCISCGGEITDERLATLGVCSKCYPKTTTNLEDILPELHSRQKISELVAIRNEVREWVELFSKILGTTPWNTQVTWAKRAILGRSFSLIAPTGVGKTTFGLVTAINFAIKGKKSIIILPTTNLVIQTFEKLKKFSKLAGKKITILMYSSKFTPKKQKEKFKEDITKGSYDIVVITSNMVKNLVSLKPNMKFDFIFADDVDSLLKRSKNIEYLITLSGLTKEDIKTALEFIKLKFLLAVSKGKDTFENNLEKYKEIEPEIGKIKSKDKGIIVVSSATAKPRGARVKLFKELFNFEIGNKSEVVRNIGNYYIVSEKTEDELIRVLNLLGDGGIVFVPPEEGIEYAEKVSSLINSKTKLKSAVISYQKGAKELGMFKSRKINVLVGVSTYYGTLVRGLDIPERIVYSVFLGLPKFRVTVDPNNLIVSPYQILKLLSEIVGNIDDTKKKREVESFIRKFRQRTNHEPFITQGKDFLREFLKQEKYISTLRNATDIVFESSENGNFVLIPDINTYIQGSGRTSRLYPGGMTRGISVIIESNRKLLDVGARKYKWIEEIEWKEFSESEVLKDLSIAREDRKKLKLIVEGKAESEIKQLNKTILIIVESPTKAKTISRILGTPAERIIKGLNCYEVTAGNITFIVTSSKGHIFELTTDSENLYGMRIVDGIPIPIYDTIRRCQKCNRTFVSIENSCKYCKYEKYVDRFDDIVALIELAKEVDEVLLASDPDTEGEKISYDIFVFLNAYVKFFGGKVKRMKFHEVTYHAIKNSIEHPEEININLVEAQLLRRIQDRLIGFGLSDFLKDKLEEKNVSAGRVQSPVLGWIVERFKDYRTLISHFTKLTFSSESGEEILLIVEGRREEIGLREGEETEVEVANQKEVELSPPPPFTTDTVLIQTNKLFGMQSDETMAILQDLFEEGLITYHRTDSTTVSTLGQNIAKEYLHIRGLEELSFPRGWESEGAHECIRPTRSIDSLTLSQLINEGVIVAPTVKKSHLIVYDMIFKRFIASQMKPTLVKNVDFIIRVGSREITISRNIEVIERGWSEIGYLQIEKQLPPKLLLKTVTEIKKPKVSLFSEGDIIQMMKQKGIGRPSTYSKTISILIKRGYVVRKNNKLIPTTKGIMAYESLKEEYEKFVSEERTRYVEELMDKVEQGYENYFTAVRDLLEEYNTLLSSQEKV; encoded by the coding sequence ATGCAAGTCCACAGTATTTATAAAAGAGGTTGTATCTCCTGTGGTGGTGAGATAACAGATGAAAGATTGGCTACTCTAGGCGTCTGCAGTAAGTGTTACCCTAAAACAACTACTAACCTTGAAGACATTCTACCAGAACTACATTCCAGACAAAAAATCAGTGAATTAGTCGCCATAAGAAATGAAGTTAGAGAATGGGTGGAGCTTTTCAGCAAAATACTAGGAACAACTCCTTGGAATACCCAAGTAACATGGGCAAAAAGAGCAATCTTAGGAAGAAGCTTCTCCCTAATAGCTCCCACAGGGGTAGGAAAAACCACCTTCGGCCTAGTAACCGCAATAAACTTTGCTATCAAAGGTAAAAAGTCAATAATCATCCTCCCTACTACAAACTTGGTAATCCAGACTTTTGAAAAATTGAAAAAGTTTTCCAAGTTAGCAGGTAAAAAAATAACCATCCTTATGTATTCCTCAAAGTTTACACCTAAAAAACAAAAAGAAAAATTCAAAGAGGATATCACCAAAGGTAGCTACGATATAGTTGTGATCACTTCTAATATGGTGAAAAACCTTGTTTCACTCAAACCTAACATGAAATTTGACTTTATATTTGCAGACGATGTTGACTCTCTTCTGAAACGCTCAAAAAACATAGAATATTTGATAACACTATCCGGACTTACAAAAGAAGATATCAAAACAGCCTTAGAGTTTATAAAACTAAAATTCCTCCTTGCAGTATCAAAAGGTAAGGACACGTTTGAGAACAATCTAGAAAAGTACAAGGAAATTGAACCCGAGATAGGAAAAATCAAGAGTAAAGATAAAGGTATAATCGTTGTATCTAGTGCTACTGCAAAACCGCGAGGAGCTAGGGTAAAGCTATTTAAGGAGTTATTCAACTTTGAGATAGGAAACAAGTCAGAAGTCGTAAGAAACATCGGAAACTATTACATAGTTTCGGAGAAGACCGAAGATGAACTCATAAGGGTTTTGAATCTCTTGGGTGACGGTGGAATTGTGTTCGTCCCACCGGAAGAAGGAATAGAATATGCTGAGAAAGTCTCATCACTTATAAACTCAAAAACCAAGCTAAAAAGTGCAGTCATATCCTATCAAAAAGGAGCAAAAGAATTAGGAATGTTTAAAAGCAGAAAAATAAATGTTCTCGTAGGAGTATCAACATACTATGGAACCCTCGTCAGAGGACTTGATATACCAGAAAGAATAGTTTACTCTGTTTTCTTGGGACTACCAAAGTTTAGAGTTACCGTAGACCCCAACAATCTAATTGTCTCACCCTACCAAATACTGAAACTTCTCTCGGAAATAGTTGGAAACATTGATGATACTAAAAAGAAAAGAGAAGTAGAGTCATTTATAAGAAAGTTTAGACAAAGGACGAATCATGAGCCTTTCATTACCCAAGGAAAAGATTTCCTTAGAGAATTCTTAAAACAAGAGAAATACATAAGCACTCTTAGAAACGCAACTGACATTGTTTTTGAAAGCTCCGAAAATGGTAACTTTGTTCTTATCCCAGATATAAACACTTACATTCAAGGCAGTGGCAGAACTTCTAGGCTATACCCCGGAGGTATGACCAGAGGAATTTCAGTAATAATTGAAAGCAATAGAAAACTTCTAGATGTTGGAGCAAGAAAATACAAGTGGATAGAGGAAATTGAGTGGAAAGAATTTAGTGAGAGTGAAGTTTTGAAAGATCTTAGTATAGCTAGAGAAGACAGGAAAAAGCTAAAACTTATAGTGGAAGGCAAAGCAGAAAGCGAAATAAAGCAACTGAACAAAACAATCCTCATAATCGTAGAATCTCCAACAAAGGCAAAGACAATATCAAGAATATTGGGAACTCCTGCCGAAAGGATAATAAAGGGATTGAACTGCTATGAAGTAACAGCAGGTAACATAACCTTCATAGTCACATCATCAAAAGGACATATCTTTGAGCTAACAACTGACAGCGAAAATCTTTATGGAATGAGAATAGTAGACGGCATTCCTATTCCCATCTATGATACAATAAGAAGGTGTCAGAAGTGTAACAGAACCTTTGTTAGTATAGAAAATAGTTGCAAATACTGCAAATATGAAAAATATGTGGACAGATTTGATGACATAGTTGCACTAATTGAGCTTGCTAAGGAAGTTGATGAAGTTCTTCTGGCATCCGATCCTGATACCGAGGGTGAAAAAATAAGCTACGATATCTTTGTCTTCCTCAACGCTTACGTAAAATTCTTCGGTGGTAAGGTAAAAAGAATGAAGTTTCACGAAGTTACCTATCACGCAATAAAAAACAGCATAGAACACCCTGAGGAGATCAACATCAACCTAGTTGAAGCTCAACTGCTAAGAAGGATTCAAGACAGACTAATAGGGTTTGGATTAAGTGATTTTCTTAAGGATAAGCTTGAAGAGAAGAATGTTTCGGCTGGAAGAGTTCAATCTCCTGTGCTTGGCTGGATTGTTGAAAGATTTAAAGACTACAGAACTCTAATATCACACTTTACAAAGTTGACATTCTCTAGCGAAAGCGGTGAAGAAATACTACTTATAGTTGAAGGTAGAAGGGAAGAAATAGGTCTAAGGGAAGGTGAAGAGACTGAAGTAGAGGTAGCTAACCAGAAAGAAGTAGAACTTTCCCCACCTCCTCCATTTACCACTGATACTGTACTCATCCAAACAAATAAGCTCTTTGGAATGCAATCCGATGAGACTATGGCCATACTTCAGGATTTGTTTGAAGAAGGACTAATAACCTACCACAGAACTGATTCTACTACTGTATCCACATTGGGACAGAATATCGCTAAAGAGTATTTGCACATTAGAGGACTTGAAGAGCTATCGTTTCCAAGAGGATGGGAGTCCGAAGGAGCACATGAATGCATAAGACCCACGAGATCCATTGACTCACTGACATTGTCACAGCTCATAAACGAGGGGGTGATAGTAGCACCAACAGTAAAGAAATCACACCTCATAGTATACGATATGATATTCAAACGATTCATTGCATCCCAGATGAAACCCACACTCGTTAAAAATGTGGATTTCATTATAAGAGTTGGCAGTAGAGAAATTACCATAAGTAGGAACATAGAGGTTATAGAGAGAGGTTGGAGTGAGATAGGGTATCTGCAGATTGAAAAACAATTACCGCCAAAGCTTCTACTGAAAACAGTAACAGAGATCAAAAAACCTAAAGTCTCTCTTTTCTCAGAAGGAGACATAATCCAGATGATGAAGCAAAAAGGTATAGGAAGACCTTCAACTTACTCAAAAACAATTTCTATCCTCATTAAAAGGGGATATGTTGTCCGGAAGAATAACAAACTTATACCCACCACAAAAGGCATCATGGCCTATGAGTCTCTTAAGGAGGAATACGAAAAATTCGTATCCGAGGAAAGAACAAGATATGTGGAAGAGTTGATGGACAAAGTTGAACAAGGATATGAAAACTACTTCACAGCTGTAAGGGATCTACTTGAAGAATACAATACTCTGTTATCCTCACAGGAGAAAGTTTAG
- a CDS encoding LytR C-terminal domain-containing protein, producing MITVNEYRKRSKPKKKQLRSWVSLLFIFILSAILVVLLSSLTNNRTTISFNNIFLRDNEILVFLTDTDTKNSFLFDYVTNKILELSQKVSSTDLVVKMFLDSKLISCYSFSSPDVTVLNGKGENNLAMNVSITLIREGFRVRNYHNYISNIPKSIILNRSHNDKLVKEISKTLGITNISNFIFDESLKDNLSGIVVILGQDFSLRRSNTEPKY from the coding sequence ATGATAACAGTAAACGAATATAGAAAGAGATCAAAACCTAAAAAGAAACAACTAAGAAGTTGGGTTTCTCTGCTTTTCATCTTCATTCTATCTGCTATACTAGTAGTCCTACTATCATCTCTGACAAATAACAGAACTACTATCTCCTTCAACAACATCTTTCTAAGAGATAATGAGATACTCGTATTCTTAACTGATACAGATACGAAAAATAGCTTTCTATTTGATTATGTAACGAATAAAATACTTGAACTTTCACAAAAGGTATCTTCAACAGATCTAGTAGTAAAAATGTTCCTAGACAGCAAACTAATCTCCTGCTATTCCTTCAGCTCTCCTGATGTAACGGTGCTCAATGGAAAGGGTGAAAATAATCTAGCCATGAATGTCTCAATAACACTTATCAGAGAAGGATTCAGAGTAAGAAACTACCACAACTATATCTCAAATATACCAAAATCAATTATCCTCAACAGGTCACATAACGATAAACTCGTAAAAGAGATATCCAAAACTCTTGGAATAACAAATATCTCTAACTTCATCTTTGATGAATCACTGAAGGATAACCTAAGCGGAATAGTTGTTATACTAGGGCAGGATTTTAGCCTAAGAAGAAGTAATACAGAACCGAAGTATTAA
- a CDS encoding STAS domain-containing protein, translated as MEVTSEILNNDVVKVKVKGELSIFYIDPFESIVQKNIIEGKVRFIFDLTEVTYIDSMGIGLLSIAANNAYQKGEKVAVIVTNPKIRYTLNVSRLHDVIQIVDNEEEALKLFAK; from the coding sequence ATGGAAGTAACTAGCGAGATACTGAACAACGATGTAGTTAAGGTTAAGGTGAAGGGAGAACTTAGTATATTCTACATAGATCCTTTTGAGAGTATAGTTCAGAAGAATATAATAGAGGGCAAAGTGAGATTTATATTTGATTTAACTGAGGTTACATACATTGATTCTATGGGGATAGGTCTTCTTTCTATTGCTGCCAATAATGCTTATCAGAAGGGTGAGAAAGTTGCGGTTATAGTGACTAATCCTAAGATAAGATATACACTCAATGTTTCAAGGTTACATGATGTTATTCAGATTGTAGATAATGAGGAAGAGGCGTTAAAACTTTTTGCTAAATGA
- a CDS encoding ATP-binding protein has translation MIFRRKILSNFSELRELEEDFESFLKVNRIPSDIIYDLKMAVHEYALNVIEHGYHWATDKEIEFEAVIVEKDRVFEIEVVIKDKAPKFEISKEKIIKEADSKSFRGRGLIMILTFVDDIVRDSSYDEGNRVILKKKFSLGLK, from the coding sequence ATGATATTTAGAAGAAAGATTCTCTCAAACTTTTCTGAGCTTAGAGAATTAGAGGAGGACTTTGAAAGTTTTTTGAAAGTGAATAGAATTCCTAGTGATATAATTTATGATCTGAAGATGGCAGTGCATGAGTATGCGCTTAATGTCATAGAGCATGGGTATCACTGGGCTACGGACAAGGAGATAGAATTTGAGGCTGTTATTGTAGAGAAAGATAGGGTTTTTGAGATTGAGGTGGTGATTAAGGATAAAGCACCAAAGTTTGAGATATCCAAGGAGAAGATAATAAAGGAAGCAGACTCCAAGAGCTTTAGAGGCAGAGGCTTGATAATGATCCTAACTTTTGTTGACGATATAGTCCGTGATTCTAGTTATGATGAGGGTAATAGGGTTATTTTGAAGAAGAAGTTTTCTTTAGGTTTAAAGTAG